A single window of Larimichthys crocea isolate SSNF chromosome XII, L_crocea_2.0, whole genome shotgun sequence DNA harbors:
- the olfm2a gene encoding noelin-2a isoform X2 translates to MHLFSAMFLLVMLAVMPCEALYPSPEEGWQIYSSAQDADGKCICTVVAPAQNMCNRDPRSRQLRQLMEKVQNISQSMEVLDLRTYRDLQYVRNTESLMKVVDGKLKVASENPRSLNPKGFQELKDKVTQLLPLLPVLEQYKADAKMILRLREEVRNLSLVLMAIQEEMGAYDYEELRQRVLLLETRLHSCMQKLGCGKLTGVSNPITVRASGSRFGSWMTDTMIPSSDNRVWSMDGYYKGRRVLEYRTMNDFMKGQNFVQHLLPHPWAGTGHVVYNGSLYYNKYQSNIIIKYHFRSRSVLVQRSLSGAGYNNTFPYSWGGSSDIDLMADENGLWAVYTTIPNAGNIVISRLEPQSLEVLQTWDTGFPKRSAGESFMICGTLYVTNSHLAGAKIYFAYYTNTSSYEYTDIPFHNQYSHISMMDYNPRERVLYTWNNGHQVLYNVTLFQVIKTSGD, encoded by the exons gctCTGTACCCGAGCCCAGAGGAGGGCTGGCAGATCTACAGCTCGGCACAGGACGCAGATGGGAAGTGTATCTGTACCGTGGTCGCACCAGCCCAGAACATGTGTAACCGCGACCCACGCAGCAGACAACTTCGCCAGCTCATGGAGAAG gttcAGAACATTAGCCAGTCAATGGAGGTGCTGGACCTGCGGACATACAGAGATCTACAGTATGTAAGGAACACGGAGAGCCTAATGAAAGTGGTGGATGGAAAGCTGAAAGTGGCCTCTGAAAATCCCCGCAGTCTCAATCCAAAGGGCTTTCAG GAGTTAAAAGACAAGGTGACCCAGCTGCTCCCTCTGCTGCCAGTGCTGGAACAGTACAAGGCGGATGCCAAGATGATCCTTCGCCTTCGGGAGGAGGTGAGGAATCTGTCCTTGGTGTTGATGGCCATCCAAGAGGAGATGGGGGCCTATGATTATGAGGAGCTGCGCCAGCGAGTCCTGCTGCTGGAGACCAGGCTCCACTCCTGCATGCAGAAACTAG GCTGTGGCAAGTTGACTGGCGTCAGTAATCCCATCACAGTGCGTGCATCAGGGTCAAGGTTCGGATCCTGGATGACAGATACAATGATCCCCAGCTCAGACAACAGA GTGTGGTCCATGGATGGTTACTACAAGGGACGGCGTGTCCTGGAATACCGCACAATGAATGATTTCATGAAAGGCCAGAACTTTGTGCAGCACTTGCTGCCTCACCCCTGGGCAGGCACTGGTCATGTGGTCTACAATGGCTCATTGTACTACAACAAGTACCAGagcaacatcatcatcaaatacCACTTTCGTTCTCGAAGTGTGCTGGTGCAGCGCAGCCTGAGTGGGGCCGGCTATAACAACACCTTTCCCTACTCTTGGGGTGGCTCCTCTGACATCGACCTCATGGCAGATGAGAATGGACTTTGGGCAGTTTACACCACCATCCCCAACGCTGGGAACATTGTCATCAGCCGCCTGGAGCCTCAGAGTCTGGAAGTATTGCAGACTTGGGACACAGGCTTTCCCAAGCGCAGTGCTGGAGAGTCTTTCATGATCTGTGGTACACTTTATGTCACCAACTCCCACCTCGCTGGTGCCAAAATCTACTTTGCGTACTACACCAACACATCAAGCTACGAGTATACAGACATCCCTTTCCACAATCAGTACTCCCACATCTCCATGATGGACTACAATCCCAGGGAGAGGGTCCTGTACACCTGGAACAATGGACACCAGGTGCTGTACAATGTCACACTGTTCCAGGTTATTAAGACTTCTGGAGACTGA
- the olfm2a gene encoding noelin-2a isoform X1 produces the protein MSVPMLKIGAVLSTMAMVTNWMSQTLPSLVGLNGTTVSRGGTSERIVSALYPSPEEGWQIYSSAQDADGKCICTVVAPAQNMCNRDPRSRQLRQLMEKVQNISQSMEVLDLRTYRDLQYVRNTESLMKVVDGKLKVASENPRSLNPKGFQELKDKVTQLLPLLPVLEQYKADAKMILRLREEVRNLSLVLMAIQEEMGAYDYEELRQRVLLLETRLHSCMQKLGCGKLTGVSNPITVRASGSRFGSWMTDTMIPSSDNRVWSMDGYYKGRRVLEYRTMNDFMKGQNFVQHLLPHPWAGTGHVVYNGSLYYNKYQSNIIIKYHFRSRSVLVQRSLSGAGYNNTFPYSWGGSSDIDLMADENGLWAVYTTIPNAGNIVISRLEPQSLEVLQTWDTGFPKRSAGESFMICGTLYVTNSHLAGAKIYFAYYTNTSSYEYTDIPFHNQYSHISMMDYNPRERVLYTWNNGHQVLYNVTLFQVIKTSGD, from the exons ATGAGCGTTCCCATGCTAAAGATCGGAGCGGTGCTCAGCACCATGGCCATGGTGACCAATTGGATGTCTCAGACCCTGCCCTCTCTAGTGGGACTCAACGGGACCACCGTCTCCAGAGGGGGCACCTCAGAGAGGATTGTCAGC gctCTGTACCCGAGCCCAGAGGAGGGCTGGCAGATCTACAGCTCGGCACAGGACGCAGATGGGAAGTGTATCTGTACCGTGGTCGCACCAGCCCAGAACATGTGTAACCGCGACCCACGCAGCAGACAACTTCGCCAGCTCATGGAGAAG gttcAGAACATTAGCCAGTCAATGGAGGTGCTGGACCTGCGGACATACAGAGATCTACAGTATGTAAGGAACACGGAGAGCCTAATGAAAGTGGTGGATGGAAAGCTGAAAGTGGCCTCTGAAAATCCCCGCAGTCTCAATCCAAAGGGCTTTCAG GAGTTAAAAGACAAGGTGACCCAGCTGCTCCCTCTGCTGCCAGTGCTGGAACAGTACAAGGCGGATGCCAAGATGATCCTTCGCCTTCGGGAGGAGGTGAGGAATCTGTCCTTGGTGTTGATGGCCATCCAAGAGGAGATGGGGGCCTATGATTATGAGGAGCTGCGCCAGCGAGTCCTGCTGCTGGAGACCAGGCTCCACTCCTGCATGCAGAAACTAG GCTGTGGCAAGTTGACTGGCGTCAGTAATCCCATCACAGTGCGTGCATCAGGGTCAAGGTTCGGATCCTGGATGACAGATACAATGATCCCCAGCTCAGACAACAGA GTGTGGTCCATGGATGGTTACTACAAGGGACGGCGTGTCCTGGAATACCGCACAATGAATGATTTCATGAAAGGCCAGAACTTTGTGCAGCACTTGCTGCCTCACCCCTGGGCAGGCACTGGTCATGTGGTCTACAATGGCTCATTGTACTACAACAAGTACCAGagcaacatcatcatcaaatacCACTTTCGTTCTCGAAGTGTGCTGGTGCAGCGCAGCCTGAGTGGGGCCGGCTATAACAACACCTTTCCCTACTCTTGGGGTGGCTCCTCTGACATCGACCTCATGGCAGATGAGAATGGACTTTGGGCAGTTTACACCACCATCCCCAACGCTGGGAACATTGTCATCAGCCGCCTGGAGCCTCAGAGTCTGGAAGTATTGCAGACTTGGGACACAGGCTTTCCCAAGCGCAGTGCTGGAGAGTCTTTCATGATCTGTGGTACACTTTATGTCACCAACTCCCACCTCGCTGGTGCCAAAATCTACTTTGCGTACTACACCAACACATCAAGCTACGAGTATACAGACATCCCTTTCCACAATCAGTACTCCCACATCTCCATGATGGACTACAATCCCAGGGAGAGGGTCCTGTACACCTGGAACAATGGACACCAGGTGCTGTACAATGTCACACTGTTCCAGGTTATTAAGACTTCTGGAGACTGA